One stretch of Ornithinimicrobium ciconiae DNA includes these proteins:
- a CDS encoding SRPBCC domain-containing protein has translation MPLVARVDAPGVVCLTWRLSTRPAAVWRHLTDVDRLPEWLGRRQDGSFTAGDHLVVDHGDGYLCRSDVLVAQDGRSLAMSWQFPDEPPSRVTIELETVLPDDAMPDGATDLHLEHHELADLAGSYLPGWITHLTYFEASLHGEPLPTGSFWRLYETHDRLTTRS, from the coding sequence ATGCCTCTCGTTGCTCGCGTGGACGCACCGGGGGTGGTCTGCCTGACGTGGAGGCTGTCCACCCGCCCTGCTGCTGTATGGCGGCATCTCACCGACGTGGACCGCCTTCCGGAGTGGCTCGGGCGGCGCCAGGACGGCTCGTTCACCGCGGGCGACCACCTGGTCGTCGACCACGGGGACGGCTATCTGTGCCGCAGTGACGTCCTGGTCGCACAGGACGGCCGGTCCCTGGCCATGTCGTGGCAGTTCCCCGACGAGCCCCCGTCACGGGTCACCATCGAGCTGGAGACGGTGCTGCCCGACGACGCGATGCCGGACGGAGCCACGGACCTGCACCTGGAGCACCATGAGCTCGCCGATCTCGCGGGGTCCTACCTGCCCGGGTGGATCACCCACCTCACCTACTTCGAGGCGTCCCTGCACGGCGAGCCCCTCCCGACGGGCTCCTTCTGGCGGCTGTACGAGACGCACGACCGACTGACCACGAGGAGCTAG
- a CDS encoding acyl-CoA dehydrogenase family protein — MSRVIFMCGPSGSGKSTYARELEASGMLRLSFDTELWRRGVTQVPPPQDLNAQVEADLRAQLLEAVAQGRDVVLDFAFPTRAMREDYRALLAPAGVVPETIYLATDRATVMHRLATRTGADSDDLVLDDDLSARHYDHFEAPTSAEGPLTVLTHEDPEPVTGPRPRVTHQVLNQVPPRVGVNEFRSNTVLSEAVSTFGAGWAVPQLESVGELVGSAGFQADARAAHSSAPVLRTHDRWGQRIDQVDYHPAYHRIIGAAVAHGAHTSAWADPRAGGHVARAATFMLFAQIEPGHACPVSMTHAVVPALRHSPALADRWLPRAYGTAYDGRLRPAADKPGALFGMAMTEKQGGSDVRANLTRGVHVGGTAGGAAGAGTEDEDGASSDDYLLTGHKWFCSAPMSDAFLVLAQTSRAGAEEGLSCLLVPRVLEDGTHNVFRIQRLKDKLGNRSNASAEIELDGTVGHLVGEPGRGVRTIIEMVARTRLDCVLGSTAGMRQSVAEALWHVRHRSAFGAKLIDQPAMSAVVADLALESEAATLTSLRLAQAHEDDASEQDVLFARLATAVAKYWICKRGPHHAYEALECLGGNGYTEDFPLAMRYREQPVMAIWEGSGNVIALDVLRAMGREPETVEALLTELALAEGTHRDYDAHLGRVRALLAATRGQDPAVLQAGARRLTEALALALQASLMIRHAPAYSSDAFVAARLGEDRGGQYGVLPAGADVAAILARH, encoded by the coding sequence ATGAGTCGTGTGATCTTCATGTGCGGCCCCTCGGGGTCGGGCAAGTCCACCTATGCGCGCGAACTTGAGGCCTCCGGGATGCTCCGGCTCTCCTTCGACACCGAGCTGTGGCGCCGCGGGGTCACCCAGGTGCCCCCGCCGCAGGACCTCAACGCGCAGGTCGAGGCCGACCTGCGAGCCCAGCTGCTCGAGGCAGTGGCTCAGGGGCGGGACGTCGTGCTGGACTTCGCCTTCCCGACCCGCGCGATGCGCGAGGACTACCGTGCCCTGCTCGCACCCGCCGGGGTGGTCCCCGAGACCATCTATCTCGCGACGGACCGCGCCACCGTGATGCACCGTCTGGCCACCCGCACCGGCGCCGACAGTGACGATCTCGTGCTGGACGATGACCTCTCCGCGCGCCATTACGACCACTTCGAGGCCCCCACCTCGGCGGAGGGACCGCTGACCGTCCTCACGCACGAGGACCCGGAGCCGGTCACCGGGCCGCGGCCGCGCGTGACACATCAGGTGCTCAACCAGGTGCCGCCACGGGTCGGCGTCAACGAGTTCCGCAGCAACACCGTGCTCTCCGAGGCGGTGTCGACCTTCGGCGCAGGCTGGGCCGTGCCGCAGTTGGAATCGGTCGGCGAGCTGGTCGGCTCGGCCGGGTTCCAGGCGGATGCGCGGGCAGCCCACAGCAGCGCGCCGGTGCTGCGCACCCACGACCGCTGGGGCCAGCGCATCGACCAGGTCGACTACCACCCGGCATACCACCGCATCATCGGTGCGGCCGTGGCGCACGGCGCCCACACCAGCGCCTGGGCCGACCCGCGAGCAGGCGGGCACGTGGCCCGGGCGGCGACTTTCATGCTCTTCGCCCAGATCGAGCCCGGTCACGCCTGCCCGGTCTCGATGACCCACGCAGTCGTGCCCGCGCTGCGGCACAGCCCCGCGCTGGCCGACCGGTGGCTGCCGCGGGCCTACGGGACCGCGTATGACGGCCGGTTGCGCCCTGCGGCGGACAAGCCCGGGGCGCTGTTCGGCATGGCGATGACCGAGAAGCAGGGCGGCTCGGACGTGCGCGCCAACCTCACCCGTGGGGTGCACGTCGGAGGAACTGCGGGAGGAGCGGCAGGGGCGGGCACCGAGGATGAGGATGGAGCGAGCAGCGACGACTACCTGCTGACCGGGCACAAGTGGTTCTGCTCCGCGCCGATGTCGGACGCCTTCCTGGTGCTGGCCCAGACCTCCCGAGCCGGCGCCGAGGAGGGACTGAGCTGCCTGCTGGTGCCGCGCGTGCTCGAGGACGGCACCCACAACGTCTTCCGCATCCAGCGGCTCAAGGACAAGCTCGGCAACCGGTCCAACGCCTCCGCCGAGATCGAGCTGGACGGCACCGTCGGACACCTGGTGGGCGAGCCCGGACGCGGGGTGCGCACCATCATCGAGATGGTCGCCCGCACCCGCCTGGACTGTGTCCTCGGCAGCACGGCCGGGATGCGCCAGTCGGTCGCCGAGGCGCTCTGGCACGTGCGCCACCGCTCGGCCTTCGGCGCCAAGCTCATCGACCAGCCCGCGATGAGCGCGGTCGTCGCGGACCTGGCGCTGGAGTCGGAGGCCGCGACGCTCACCTCGCTGCGGCTGGCCCAGGCCCACGAGGACGACGCCAGCGAGCAGGACGTGCTGTTCGCCCGACTGGCCACGGCCGTGGCGAAGTACTGGATCTGCAAGCGCGGCCCGCACCACGCCTACGAGGCGCTGGAGTGCCTGGGCGGCAACGGCTACACCGAGGACTTCCCGCTGGCGATGCGCTATCGGGAGCAGCCGGTGATGGCCATCTGGGAGGGGTCGGGCAATGTCATCGCCCTCGACGTCCTGCGGGCCATGGGTCGTGAGCCGGAGACCGTGGAGGCGCTGCTGACCGAGCTGGCGCTCGCCGAGGGGACCCACCGCGACTATGACGCCCACCTCGGGCGGGTCCGTGCCCTGCTCGCCGCCACGCGCGGCCAGGACCCGGCGGTGCTGCAGGCCGGTGCGCGCCGACTCACGGAGGCCCTGGCCCTGGCGCTCCAGGCGAGCCTGATGATCCGGCACGCCCCGGCATACTCCTCGGACGCCTTTGTCGCCGCCCGGCTTGGGGAGGACCGCGGCGGCCAGTATGGCGTGCTGCCGGCAGGCGCAGACGTCGCCGCAATCCTGGCTCGCCACTGA
- a CDS encoding cation:proton antiporter, giving the protein MEFLPLILLVSACVGLTAIARRLGWPAPLLVTGVALVVAGLPGVPEFEIDPHVILTLVLPPLLYSAALDVSLINVTRSRKHITRLGMGLVALTAAVVGLTAYWLVPDMSLPAALLLGAIVAPPDAVSAAAIGRRLGLPRHVMTVLSGESLINDAASLTLFKVFLLVVGGTSLTLLDDLGIFALAVVVGVLVGLALGVIFHWIRMRVTDPVTETMLGLLVPFLAYISAEELGGSGVLAVVAAGLWIGFNSPKTGYAARLTERPVWSAIDLLLEGVVFALIGLQMKSIAESLAASDRDVWSTVLVAVVILVVVILIRPAFIFTTYYASRSQQARRKRGRERLEARSRTRRRGRSRAGSALPTALVEEPEMTWRELTVISWTSMRGVVSLAAAAAVPVITDSGIPVPGHDIIVFVAFFVTIGTLLLQGLTLPMVITRLGCAISGRSRATVRSSVTCSPSR; this is encoded by the coding sequence ATGGAGTTTCTCCCCCTGATCCTGCTGGTGTCGGCGTGCGTGGGACTGACCGCCATCGCGCGACGGCTCGGCTGGCCCGCGCCCCTGCTCGTCACCGGGGTGGCCCTCGTCGTCGCCGGGCTCCCTGGCGTCCCCGAGTTCGAGATCGACCCGCACGTCATCCTGACGCTCGTGCTGCCGCCGCTGCTCTACTCGGCGGCGCTGGATGTGTCGCTGATCAACGTCACCCGCAGCCGCAAGCACATCACTCGCCTCGGCATGGGCCTGGTGGCGCTGACGGCCGCGGTGGTGGGGTTGACGGCATACTGGCTGGTGCCCGACATGAGTCTGCCCGCCGCACTCCTGCTGGGCGCGATCGTCGCCCCGCCAGACGCGGTGTCCGCCGCGGCGATCGGTCGGCGGCTGGGCCTGCCCCGGCACGTCATGACGGTGCTGTCCGGGGAGAGCCTGATCAACGACGCCGCGTCGCTCACCCTGTTCAAGGTCTTCCTGCTCGTCGTCGGCGGCACCTCGCTGACGCTGCTGGACGACCTCGGGATCTTCGCCCTGGCCGTGGTCGTGGGGGTCCTCGTGGGCCTGGCGCTCGGCGTCATCTTCCACTGGATCCGGATGCGCGTCACTGACCCCGTGACCGAGACGATGCTGGGTCTGCTGGTGCCCTTCCTGGCCTACATCAGCGCGGAGGAGCTCGGCGGCTCGGGCGTGCTGGCCGTGGTGGCGGCCGGTCTGTGGATCGGGTTCAACTCACCCAAGACGGGGTATGCCGCGCGCCTCACCGAGCGTCCCGTGTGGTCGGCGATCGACCTGCTGCTCGAGGGGGTCGTCTTTGCCCTCATCGGTCTGCAGATGAAGTCGATCGCCGAGTCGCTGGCCGCCAGCGACCGCGACGTCTGGAGCACCGTGCTGGTCGCGGTCGTCATCCTGGTCGTCGTCATCCTGATCCGGCCGGCGTTCATCTTCACGACCTACTACGCCTCCCGCTCCCAGCAGGCTCGGCGGAAGCGGGGCCGGGAGCGGCTCGAGGCACGCTCGCGGACCCGGCGGCGGGGCCGCAGCCGTGCCGGGTCGGCCCTGCCGACCGCCCTTGTGGAGGAGCCCGAAATGACCTGGCGCGAGCTCACGGTGATCTCCTGGACGAGCATGCGCGGGGTCGTCAGCCTGGCGGCCGCCGCCGCGGTGCCGGTCATCACCGACTCCGGCATCCCGGTGCCCGGTCACGACATCATCGTCTTCGTCGCGTTCTTCGTGACCATCGGCACCCTCCTGCTCCAGGGGCTGACGCTGCCGATGGTCATCACCCGCCTGGGGTGCGCGATCTCGGGCAGGAGCCGCGCGACCGTCAGGAGCAGCGTGACGTGCTCGCCATCACGATGA
- a CDS encoding PfkB family carbohydrate kinase, protein MTRVIHTGQALVDLVVEVGAIPRRGGNVMAQSFTRYAGGSVSVLAAAARSGAQAVHAGAHGSGPNGDLIREALASEGVTLSAAPVADADTAVCVVMIEPTAERTFVTTLGAERRITPESLGSSTPVAGDLVCVTGYSLLEPTRDPLLEWLDSLDEGVRVVLDPGAAFAGLDPAVRQLMLGLTNVWTSNAEEAHELTGIEELTATLPAISQLLPQGAVVIVRDGPEGCYLHAGGDVEHLPGYPQEPVDTNGAGDAHTGVLVAELAAGTDARTACTRANAAGAIKVTRRGPATAPTRAEIDAFLA, encoded by the coding sequence GTGACCAGGGTGATCCACACCGGCCAGGCCCTCGTCGACCTCGTCGTGGAGGTCGGCGCCATTCCCCGGCGCGGCGGCAACGTGATGGCACAGTCCTTCACCCGGTATGCCGGGGGCTCGGTGAGCGTGCTCGCCGCCGCGGCCCGCTCCGGTGCCCAGGCCGTGCATGCCGGGGCCCACGGGAGCGGCCCCAATGGCGATCTGATCCGTGAGGCGCTCGCCAGCGAGGGTGTGACCCTGTCGGCGGCGCCGGTGGCGGACGCCGACACCGCCGTCTGTGTCGTCATGATCGAGCCGACTGCCGAGCGGACCTTTGTCACGACCCTGGGCGCGGAGCGGCGGATTACCCCGGAGAGCCTGGGCTCCTCGACGCCGGTGGCCGGTGACCTGGTCTGCGTGACGGGCTACAGCCTGTTGGAGCCCACGCGTGACCCATTGCTGGAGTGGCTTGACTCGCTGGACGAGGGCGTGCGCGTGGTGCTAGACCCGGGTGCGGCCTTTGCCGGTCTCGATCCCGCGGTCCGCCAGTTGATGCTCGGTCTCACCAACGTGTGGACCAGCAACGCCGAGGAGGCGCACGAGCTGACGGGGATCGAGGAACTGACGGCCACGTTGCCCGCTATCAGTCAGCTGCTCCCGCAGGGCGCCGTGGTCATCGTGCGCGACGGTCCGGAGGGCTGCTACCTGCACGCGGGTGGCGACGTCGAGCACCTGCCCGGCTATCCGCAGGAGCCGGTTGACACCAACGGTGCTGGTGACGCCCACACCGGTGTGCTGGTGGCCGAGCTCGCAGCCGGGACCGACGCGCGCACGGCGTGCACGCGCGCCAACGCGGCGGGGGCGATCAAGGTGACCCGCCGCGGCCCGGCCACCGCCCCGACCCGCGCCGAGATCGACGCTTTCCTGGCCTAA
- a CDS encoding DNA gyrase/topoisomerase IV subunit A, with translation MARRTPPGPDLFDVEQKIVDIDVRDEMQGAFLEYAYSVIYSRALPDARDGLKPVQRRILFGMHEMGLRPDKGHVKSSRVVGDVMGKYHPHGDTAIYDALVRMAQPFTMRLPLVDGHGNFGSLDDGPAASRYTEARPAPAALLMTASLDEETVTFVPNYDDQLMQPEVLPAAFPNLLVNGASGIAVGMATNMAPHNLGEVIGAARHLISHPDASLDDLMRFVPGPDLPLGGRIVGLDGIRDAYETGRGSFRTRATAKIESITARRKGIVVTELPYLIGAEKVIDKVKTLVQSKKLQGISNITDLTDRTKGLHLVIEVKNGFNPEAVLAQLYKLTPMEESFGINNVALVDGQPRTLGLRELLSVYVEFRTDVVRRRTAYRLRRKEERLHLVEGLLIAILDIDEVIQLIRAADDVATARERLIQVFDLSELQANYILDLQLRRLTKFSRIELETERDELVREIERLRALLEDHQLLLNLVSDELAQVAKEHGTPRRTVLLESDGISATAAATTPLEVADDPCWVLLSSTGLLARTSTDEPLGTGGARRKHDVIVSAVRTTARGSVGIVTSDGSIVRLSALELPTLPPTNGAPTLSGGAPLAAFVDLPAGALPLALCSLSDAGPGLALGTRAGVVKRVNPDYPGNKDEFEVISLKDGDEVVGAVELTTGTEDLVFVTDDGQLLHFGADLVRPQGRTGGGVAGIKLSSGAAVVGFWALDPAADNVVVTVSGSSGSLPGTQTGAVKVTPYAEYPAKGRATGGVRCHRFLRGEDTLLLGWAGAAPPLAASGNGAAVDLPEATGKRDGSGTPGTVPITQVASGSV, from the coding sequence ATGGCGCGCCGCACCCCACCTGGACCGGACCTGTTCGACGTCGAGCAGAAGATCGTCGACATCGATGTCCGGGACGAGATGCAGGGAGCCTTCCTGGAGTACGCCTACTCGGTGATCTACTCCCGGGCCCTGCCCGATGCCCGGGACGGGCTGAAGCCGGTGCAGCGACGGATCCTGTTCGGCATGCACGAGATGGGCCTGCGCCCGGACAAGGGCCACGTCAAGAGCTCGCGCGTCGTGGGTGACGTGATGGGTAAGTACCACCCGCACGGTGACACCGCGATCTATGACGCGCTGGTGCGGATGGCCCAGCCGTTCACGATGCGCCTGCCGCTGGTCGACGGGCACGGCAACTTCGGCTCCCTCGACGACGGCCCGGCCGCCAGCCGCTACACCGAGGCCCGCCCGGCCCCGGCGGCGCTGCTGATGACGGCCAGCCTGGACGAGGAGACCGTCACCTTCGTCCCCAACTATGACGACCAGCTGATGCAGCCCGAGGTGCTGCCGGCGGCCTTCCCCAACCTGCTGGTCAACGGTGCGTCCGGCATCGCCGTCGGCATGGCCACCAACATGGCCCCGCACAACCTGGGTGAGGTCATCGGCGCGGCACGCCACCTCATCTCCCACCCGGACGCGAGCCTGGATGACCTGATGCGTTTCGTGCCGGGACCGGACCTGCCACTCGGCGGACGGATCGTCGGGCTGGACGGGATCCGCGACGCCTACGAAACGGGCCGCGGCTCGTTCCGCACCCGCGCCACCGCCAAGATCGAGAGCATCACGGCCCGCCGCAAGGGCATCGTGGTCACCGAGCTGCCCTATCTCATCGGCGCCGAGAAGGTCATCGACAAGGTCAAGACCCTCGTGCAGTCCAAGAAGCTGCAGGGCATCTCCAATATCACCGACCTGACCGACCGCACCAAGGGCCTGCACCTGGTGATCGAGGTCAAGAACGGCTTCAACCCCGAGGCGGTGCTCGCCCAGCTCTACAAGCTCACCCCGATGGAGGAGAGCTTCGGCATCAACAACGTGGCCCTGGTCGACGGGCAGCCGCGCACGCTGGGCCTGCGTGAGCTCCTCTCGGTGTATGTCGAGTTCCGCACCGACGTGGTGCGCCGCCGCACGGCCTACCGCCTGCGCCGCAAGGAGGAGCGCCTGCACCTGGTCGAGGGGCTGCTCATCGCCATCCTGGACATCGACGAGGTCATCCAGCTCATCCGGGCGGCCGACGACGTGGCCACCGCCCGGGAGCGGCTGATCCAGGTCTTCGACCTCTCCGAGCTGCAGGCCAACTACATCCTGGATCTGCAGCTGCGCCGGCTCACCAAGTTCTCCCGCATCGAGCTGGAGACCGAGCGCGACGAGCTGGTGCGGGAGATCGAGCGCCTGCGCGCACTGCTCGAGGACCACCAGCTGCTGCTCAACCTCGTCTCCGACGAGCTGGCCCAGGTCGCCAAGGAGCACGGCACCCCCCGGCGCACCGTCCTGCTGGAGTCCGACGGGATCTCCGCGACGGCCGCGGCCACCACCCCCCTGGAGGTGGCCGACGACCCGTGCTGGGTGCTGCTGTCCTCCACCGGGCTGCTCGCCCGCACCTCCACCGACGAGCCCCTGGGCACCGGCGGGGCACGCCGCAAGCACGACGTGATCGTCTCCGCGGTCAGGACCACCGCCCGCGGCTCGGTCGGCATCGTCACCTCCGACGGCAGCATCGTGCGGCTCAGCGCCCTCGAGCTGCCCACCCTGCCACCGACCAACGGCGCCCCCACCCTCTCCGGCGGTGCACCGCTGGCGGCGTTCGTGGACCTGCCCGCCGGTGCCCTGCCCCTGGCGCTGTGCTCCCTCTCCGACGCCGGACCGGGCCTGGCCCTGGGCACCAGGGCCGGCGTCGTCAAGCGGGTCAACCCGGACTATCCGGGCAACAAGGACGAGTTCGAGGTCATCTCCCTCAAGGACGGTGACGAGGTCGTCGGCGCCGTCGAGCTGACCACCGGCACCGAGGACCTGGTCTTCGTCACCGACGACGGCCAGCTCCTGCACTTCGGCGCGGACCTGGTGCGCCCGCAGGGCCGCACCGGTGGCGGCGTGGCCGGCATCAAACTCTCCTCCGGCGCGGCCGTGGTCGGCTTCTGGGCGCTGGACCCCGCCGCAGACAACGTGGTGGTCACCGTGTCCGGCTCCTCCGGGTCACTGCCCGGCACCCAGACCGGCGCCGTCAAGGTCACCCCGTATGCCGAGTACCCCGCCAAGGGCCGCGCCACCGGAGGCGTGCGCTGCCACCGCTTCCTGCGCGGTGAGGACACCCTCCTGCTCGGCTGGGCGGGCGCCGCTCCCCCGCTGGCTGCCTCCGGCAACGGGGCCGCCGTCGACCTGCCCGAGGCCACCGGCAAGCGCGACGGCTCCGGCACCCCCGGGACCGTCCCCATCACGCAGGTGGCGAGCGGGTCGGTCTAG
- a CDS encoding DNA topoisomerase IB — MVRLRKVAPDDAGWTRRRAGTGFTYLDEDGERLPAEEAQRLKALAIPPAWEDVWICPHANGHVQAVGTDDAGRRQYLYHPDWREKQDELKFERIVEASEVLPDARRRVTRDLRREGMPLERACATAVRMLDLGYFRIGHDVYTDLNGSFGLTTLERQHVRSVRGGLRFCFVGKGGITQELAIEDEDVTTALRQMRRRRTGSQRVLAYRGDNGWHDLDADEVNAYLAELFDGRLTAKDFRTWHATVHAAVALASSPEPGDTLASRRRAVKAAVEEVSEFLGNTPTIAKGSYIDPRVIDHYVEGETVSVPRATGRTPVRRQRAVEAAVRDLLTDEEG, encoded by the coding sequence ATGGTCAGACTGCGCAAGGTCGCACCCGACGACGCCGGGTGGACCCGCCGACGGGCCGGGACGGGCTTCACCTATCTCGACGAGGACGGTGAACGGTTGCCCGCCGAGGAGGCCCAGCGCCTCAAGGCGCTGGCGATCCCACCCGCCTGGGAGGACGTGTGGATCTGCCCGCATGCCAACGGCCACGTCCAGGCCGTCGGCACCGACGACGCCGGGCGCCGGCAGTATCTCTATCACCCCGACTGGCGCGAGAAGCAGGACGAGCTGAAGTTCGAGCGGATCGTGGAGGCCTCCGAGGTGCTGCCGGACGCGCGGCGCAGGGTCACCCGCGATCTGCGGCGAGAGGGCATGCCGCTCGAACGCGCCTGCGCGACGGCGGTCCGGATGCTCGACCTGGGCTACTTCCGCATCGGGCACGACGTCTACACCGATCTCAACGGCTCGTTCGGGCTGACCACGCTGGAGCGTCAGCACGTGCGATCGGTCCGGGGCGGGCTCCGGTTCTGCTTCGTCGGCAAGGGCGGGATCACGCAGGAGCTGGCGATCGAGGACGAGGACGTCACGACCGCGCTGCGCCAGATGCGGCGCCGGCGCACCGGCTCCCAGCGGGTGCTGGCATACCGCGGGGACAACGGGTGGCACGACCTGGACGCCGACGAGGTCAACGCCTATCTGGCCGAGCTGTTTGACGGACGGCTGACGGCCAAGGACTTTCGCACCTGGCACGCCACCGTCCACGCCGCGGTGGCCCTGGCGAGCTCACCGGAGCCGGGCGACACGCTGGCCTCGCGGCGCCGGGCGGTGAAGGCTGCGGTGGAGGAGGTCTCCGAGTTCCTCGGCAACACACCCACCATCGCCAAGGGCTCCTATATCGACCCCCGGGTCATCGATCACTATGTGGAGGGCGAGACGGTCTCGGTGCCCAGGGCCACCGGGCGCACCCCCGTGCGTCGGCAGCGGGCGGTCGAGGCTGCGGTGCGCGACCTGCTCACGGACGAGGAGGGCTGA
- a CDS encoding RDD family protein encodes MSEVTVDVDTTRFSRDPTRTYPPLLVRRLTARVIDSAIAFALACVVVLPLTFSQASDALLLGGFDSFGDLLDEWDLGTDPGGSIGAALERLQPVVLSTVCLQALVIWAYEWLSLTLTSSSIGKVVTRVRVTRHHHTFEPTMAPAVRAHRSILKRALRMGLRAGLVVGAPALAVGMLLAAAFAVPGAVDLAELFIALSIVLLIVWLTGGVGLHGLATGTRVVGFEWQELRQEAGSQIEYHRGNADDYLRKLQEAARTPGSQRVARTVEHDPRVGSAMARGTTVTQQIEQRGPHDREWVPETLRSREGLQDAATTAARHLREVYREEGLRGVLDSFTRRRSGPGGA; translated from the coding sequence GTGAGTGAGGTGACTGTGGACGTGGACACAACCCGCTTCAGCCGGGACCCGACACGGACCTATCCGCCGCTGCTCGTGCGCCGGCTCACCGCCCGCGTCATCGACTCCGCGATCGCCTTCGCTCTGGCCTGCGTGGTCGTGCTGCCGTTGACCTTCAGCCAGGCGTCCGATGCGCTCCTGCTCGGCGGCTTCGACTCCTTCGGAGACCTCCTCGACGAGTGGGACCTCGGCACCGACCCGGGCGGCTCGATCGGAGCAGCGCTTGAGCGGCTCCAACCGGTGGTCCTGAGCACGGTCTGCCTTCAGGCGCTCGTCATCTGGGCCTACGAGTGGCTCAGTCTCACGCTGACCAGCAGCAGCATCGGCAAGGTGGTCACGCGGGTGCGGGTGACGAGGCACCACCACACCTTCGAGCCGACTATGGCCCCAGCCGTCCGGGCCCACAGGTCCATCCTCAAGCGCGCGCTGCGCATGGGACTGCGGGCCGGTCTCGTGGTCGGCGCCCCGGCGCTGGCCGTCGGGATGCTCCTCGCCGCGGCCTTCGCGGTGCCCGGCGCCGTCGACCTCGCAGAGCTGTTCATCGCACTGTCCATCGTGCTGCTCATCGTGTGGCTCACTGGTGGTGTTGGCCTGCACGGGCTGGCAACCGGCACCCGAGTCGTCGGCTTCGAGTGGCAGGAGCTCAGGCAGGAGGCCGGGTCCCAGATTGAGTATCACCGGGGGAACGCCGACGACTATCTCCGCAAACTGCAGGAGGCTGCCCGGACCCCGGGGAGCCAACGCGTGGCGCGCACTGTCGAGCACGACCCGCGGGTCGGCTCGGCGATGGCGCGCGGCACGACGGTGACCCAGCAGATCGAACAGCGTGGCCCACACGACCGTGAGTGGGTGCCTGAGACCCTTCGCTCTCGGGAGGGCCTCCAGGACGCTGCCACGACAGCCGCGCGCCACCTGCGAGAGGTCTATCGCGAGGAGGGGCTGCGCGGGGTGCTGGACTCGTTCACGCGGCGCCGGTCGGGACCGGGCGGGGCATAA